Proteins encoded by one window of Antechinus flavipes isolate AdamAnt ecotype Samford, QLD, Australia chromosome 4, AdamAnt_v2, whole genome shotgun sequence:
- the HEXIM2 gene encoding protein HEXIM2 has product MDSPSEWKEPAKPSNGSNESNGTSQAKSPDCGSAEALGRRKHRRRSSKRKRHGWRPYLELSWAEKQQRDEQQSQRASRVREEMFAKGQAVAPYNTTQFLMDDHDLEEPDLGNPQGAPHQGSGWEEEDGGTGDIDGRGKAQGEFLQRDFSETYEHYHVESLQGRSKQELVRDYLELEKRLSRAEEETRRLQQQRNPLGPHPCERAQELAAEVERLKMENQRLRRENEMWGREGNGPGENPGS; this is encoded by the coding sequence ATGGATAGCCCATCAGAATGGAAAGAGCCGGCAAAACCCAGCAATGGCAGCAATGAATCGAATGGAACATCCCAAGCCAAGAGCCCAGATTGTGGCTCTGCTGAGGCATTGGGTCGAAGGAAGCACAGGCGGAGGTCCTCAAAACGCAAAAGGCATGGATGGCGGCCCTACCTGGAACTGAGCTGGGCCGAGAAGCAGCAAAGAGATGAGCAGCAGAGCCAGCGGGCCTCCAGGGTTCGAGAGGAGATGTTTGCCAAGGGGCAGGCTGTAGCACCCTACAATACCACTCAGTTCCTGATGGATGACCATGACCTTGAGGAGCCAGACCTAGGGAACCCCCAGGGAGCCCCCCACCAGGGTTCTGGATGGGAGGAGGAAGATGGGGGGACTGGGGACATTGATGGGAGAGGGAAAGCTCAGGGAGAGTTTCTCCAGAGAGACTTCTCAGAAACCTATGAGCACTACCACGTAGAGAGCCTGCAGGGCCGGAGTAAGCAGGAACTGGTGCGGGACTACTTGGAGCTGGAGAAGCGGCTTTCGCGAGCCGAGGAGGAGACACGGAGGCTGCAGCAGCAGCGGAACCCCCTGGGCCCGCACCCCTGTGAGCGGGCCCAGGAACTGGCAGCTGAAGTGGAACGCCTGAAGATGGAGAACCAGAGGCTTCGCCGGGAGAATGAGATGTGGGGCCGAGAAGGCAATGGACCTGGAGAGAACCCAGGCTCCTAA